A genome region from Maylandia zebra isolate NMK-2024a linkage group LG6, Mzebra_GT3a, whole genome shotgun sequence includes the following:
- the LOC101477730 gene encoding oxysterol-binding protein 1 isoform X6 codes for MSEPKSPTPTPGDTYKGWLFKWTNYIKGYQRRWFVLSNGLLSYYRTQAEMGHTCRGTINLATANIAVEDSCNFVISNGGAQTYHLKASSEVERQRWITALELAKAKAVQMQAESDDSGDDFPAVSPNSGQGGDCRNTEIQSTLRTLNSKVEDLATCNDLIVKHGSALQRSLSELEGLRVAVDMGEKVKQVTERATLFRITSNAMINACRDFLSMAQSHSKRWQKALQTEREQRIRLEETLEQLAKQHNHLERAFRGATVLPPSFSNPALGNKGGVSGKADASDEDDDNEFFDAMEEPAEFITVPADPKYHRRSGSNISGISSETGTDDQSVNFDELSLASNPESPQPLELEPVRQRRTRIPDKPNYYLNLWSIMKNCIGKELSKIPMPVNFNEPLSMLQRLSEDLEYYELLDKAAKSHSSLEQMCYVAAFTVSSYSTTVHRTGKPFNPLLGETFELDRHRECGYRSLCEQVSHHPPAAAHHAFSEKGWTLRQEITLASKFRGKYLSIMPLGSIQCIFEKSNNHYSWKKVTTTVHNIIVGKLWIDQSGEIDVVNHKTGDRCHLKFAPYSYFSRDVPRKVTGVVTDKDGKAHYVLSGTWDEKMEFSKIMQSSKGENGTEGKQRTVYQTLKAKEIWRKNPLPEGAENMYYFSSLALTLNEPEEGVAPTDSRRRPDQRLMEEGHWDEANAEKQRLEEKQRSTRREREREAVKAASSPEEAVTEASINDSPLKTDAKEPAPASSEISDESKYHFTVLYKVYF; via the exons atgtcagagccAAAGTCCCCTACTCCGACCCCTGGAGACACATACAAGGGTTGGCTCTTCAAATGGACAAACTACATAAAAGGTTACCAAAGACGCTGGTTTGTTCTCAGCAATGGCTTGCTCTCTTACTACAG GACTCAGGCTGAGATGGGTCACACATGCAGAGGCACCATTAACTTGGCCACAGCCAACATTGCTGTGGAAGATTCGTGCAATTTTGTGATTTCTAATGGAGGGGCACAGACCTATCACCTGAAGGCCAGCTCCGAAGTAGAGCGCCAGCGATGGATCACTGCTTTGGAACTTGCAAAggcgaaggctgtccaaatgcAGGCGGAATCTG ATGACTCAGGTGATGATTTCCCTGCAGTCTCGCCAAACTCAGGACAGGGTGGAGACTGCCGTAACACAGAAATCCAGTCTACATTACGCACACTTAACAGCAAAGTGGAGGATCTTGCCACCTGCAATGATCTCATTGTCAAGCATGGGTCTGCTCTCCAAAG GTCTTTATCAGAACTTGAAGGACTTCGTGTCGCAGTGGACATGGGAGAAAAGGTCAAACAAGTCACAGAGAGAGCCACGCTGTTCCGAATCACATCCAATGCCATGATCAAC GCATGTAGAGACTTCCTTTCCATGGCTCAGAGCCACAGTAAGCGCTGGCAGAAGGCCTTACAGACTGAAAGAGAACAGAGGATACGTCTGGAGGAGACTCTGGAGCAGCTAGCCAAACAGCACAACCACCTAGAAAGAGCTTTCAGAGGAGCAACAGTTCTCCCCCCTTCATTCAGTAATCCTGCCTTAGGAAACAAAG GGGGTGTTTCAGGGAAAGCCGATGCCAGTGACGAGGATGATGACAATGAGTTCTTTGATGCTATGGAGGAGCCAGCAGAGTTTATTACTGTCCCCGCTGACCCCAAATATCACAg GAGATCTGGCAGCAACATCAGTGGGATCAGCAGTGAGACTGGGACGGATGATCAGTCGGTAAAT TTTGATGAACTTTCTTTGGCATCAAACCCAGAGTCTCCACAGCCGCTGGAGCTGGAGCCAGTTAGGCAAAGGCGAACTCGTATCCCGGACAAACCAAACTATTACCTCAATCTGTGGAGCATCATGAAGAATTGTATTGGAAAGGAGCTCTCAAAAATACCGATGCCT GTGAATTTTAATGAGCCCCTGTCAATGTTGCAACGTCTGTCTGAAGACCTGGAGTACTACGAACTCCTTGATAAGGCTGCAAAGAGTCATAGCTCTCTAGAGCAGATGTGTTATGTGGCAGCCTTCACAGTGTCTTCCTACTCCACCACAGTCCACCGCACAGGAAAGCCCTTCAACCCTCTGCTCGGAGAAACCTTTGAGCTCGATCGGCACAGAGAGTGCGGTTATCGCTCTCTTTGTGAACag GTCAGTCACCACCCACCTGCCGCAGCCCACCACGCCTtctctgaaaagggctggaccCTCAGACAGGAGATAACACTAGCCAGCAAGTTTAGAGGGAAATATCTCTCTATCATGCCTTTgg GTTCTATTCAGTGTATATTTGAAAAGAGCAACAATCACTATTCTTGGAAAAAAGTGACCACAACAGTTCACAACATTATTGTTGGGAAATTGTGGATCGATCAG TCGGGAGAGATAGATGTGGTGAACCACAAGACAGGAGATCGCTGCCACCTCAAGTTCGCTCCCTACAGTTATTTCTCCAGAGATGTACCGAGAAAG GTAACAGGAGTAGTAACAGATAAGGATGGAAAAGCGCATTATGTCCTGTCAGGAACGTGGGATGAGAAAATGGAGTTTTCCAAAATTATGCAGAGCAGTAAAGGTGAAAATGGCACTGAAGGCAAACAGAGGACTGTCTATCAGACACTCAAAGCCAAAGAAATCTGGAGAAAGAACCCGTTACC GGAGGGAGCAGAGAACATGTACTACTTCTCCTCTTTGGCTCTGACTCTCAATGAACCCGAAGAGGGAGTTGCGCCAACAGACAGTCGGCGGCGACCTGACCAGCGGTTAATGGAGGaaggccactgggacgaggccaACGCAGAGAAACAGCGTCTAGAAGAAAAACAACGCAGCACCCgtcgagaaagagagagagaagctgtgaaagCAGCCAGCTCACCTGAGGAAG CTGTCACTGAGGCTTCGATCAATGACTCGCCTTTGAAAA ctgatgcaaaagagcctgCTCCTGCTTCAAGTGAGATTTCTGATGAAAGCAAGTatcattttacagttttatacAAAGTGTACTTTTAA
- the LOC101477730 gene encoding oxysterol-binding protein 1 isoform X4: MSEPKSPTPTPGDTYKGWLFKWTNYIKGYQRRWFVLSNGLLSYYRTQAEMGHTCRGTINLATANIAVEDSCNFVISNGGAQTYHLKASSEVERQRWITALELAKAKAVQMQAESDDSGDDFPAVSPNSGQGGDCRNTEIQSTLRTLNSKVEDLATCNDLIVKHGSALQRSLSELEGLRVAVDMGEKVKQVTERATLFRITSNAMINACRDFLSMAQSHSKRWQKALQTEREQRIRLEETLEQLAKQHNHLERAFRGATVLPPSFSNPALGNKGGVSGKADASDEDDDNEFFDAMEEPAEFITVPADPKYHRRSGSNISGISSETGTDDQSVNFDELSLASNPESPQPLELEPVRQRRTRIPDKPNYYLNLWSIMKNCIGKELSKIPMPVNFNEPLSMLQRLSEDLEYYELLDKAAKSHSSLEQMCYVAAFTVSSYSTTVHRTGKPFNPLLGETFELDRHRECGYRSLCEQVSHHPPAAAHHAFSEKGWTLRQEITLASKFRGKYLSIMPLGSIQCIFEKSNNHYSWKKVTTTVHNIIVGKLWIDQSGEIDVVNHKTGDRCHLKFAPYSYFSRDVPRKVTGVVTDKDGKAHYVLSGTWDEKMEFSKIMQSSKGENGTEGKQRTVYQTLKAKEIWRKNPLPEGAENMYYFSSLALTLNEPEEGVAPTDSRRRPDQRLMEEGHWDEANAEKQRLEEKQRSTRREREREAVKAASSPEEADAKEPAPASSEISDESGHPDTYQALWFEKMDDPVSGETLHIYKGGYWEAKEQGNWDMCPDVF; this comes from the exons atgtcagagccAAAGTCCCCTACTCCGACCCCTGGAGACACATACAAGGGTTGGCTCTTCAAATGGACAAACTACATAAAAGGTTACCAAAGACGCTGGTTTGTTCTCAGCAATGGCTTGCTCTCTTACTACAG GACTCAGGCTGAGATGGGTCACACATGCAGAGGCACCATTAACTTGGCCACAGCCAACATTGCTGTGGAAGATTCGTGCAATTTTGTGATTTCTAATGGAGGGGCACAGACCTATCACCTGAAGGCCAGCTCCGAAGTAGAGCGCCAGCGATGGATCACTGCTTTGGAACTTGCAAAggcgaaggctgtccaaatgcAGGCGGAATCTG ATGACTCAGGTGATGATTTCCCTGCAGTCTCGCCAAACTCAGGACAGGGTGGAGACTGCCGTAACACAGAAATCCAGTCTACATTACGCACACTTAACAGCAAAGTGGAGGATCTTGCCACCTGCAATGATCTCATTGTCAAGCATGGGTCTGCTCTCCAAAG GTCTTTATCAGAACTTGAAGGACTTCGTGTCGCAGTGGACATGGGAGAAAAGGTCAAACAAGTCACAGAGAGAGCCACGCTGTTCCGAATCACATCCAATGCCATGATCAAC GCATGTAGAGACTTCCTTTCCATGGCTCAGAGCCACAGTAAGCGCTGGCAGAAGGCCTTACAGACTGAAAGAGAACAGAGGATACGTCTGGAGGAGACTCTGGAGCAGCTAGCCAAACAGCACAACCACCTAGAAAGAGCTTTCAGAGGAGCAACAGTTCTCCCCCCTTCATTCAGTAATCCTGCCTTAGGAAACAAAG GGGGTGTTTCAGGGAAAGCCGATGCCAGTGACGAGGATGATGACAATGAGTTCTTTGATGCTATGGAGGAGCCAGCAGAGTTTATTACTGTCCCCGCTGACCCCAAATATCACAg GAGATCTGGCAGCAACATCAGTGGGATCAGCAGTGAGACTGGGACGGATGATCAGTCGGTAAAT TTTGATGAACTTTCTTTGGCATCAAACCCAGAGTCTCCACAGCCGCTGGAGCTGGAGCCAGTTAGGCAAAGGCGAACTCGTATCCCGGACAAACCAAACTATTACCTCAATCTGTGGAGCATCATGAAGAATTGTATTGGAAAGGAGCTCTCAAAAATACCGATGCCT GTGAATTTTAATGAGCCCCTGTCAATGTTGCAACGTCTGTCTGAAGACCTGGAGTACTACGAACTCCTTGATAAGGCTGCAAAGAGTCATAGCTCTCTAGAGCAGATGTGTTATGTGGCAGCCTTCACAGTGTCTTCCTACTCCACCACAGTCCACCGCACAGGAAAGCCCTTCAACCCTCTGCTCGGAGAAACCTTTGAGCTCGATCGGCACAGAGAGTGCGGTTATCGCTCTCTTTGTGAACag GTCAGTCACCACCCACCTGCCGCAGCCCACCACGCCTtctctgaaaagggctggaccCTCAGACAGGAGATAACACTAGCCAGCAAGTTTAGAGGGAAATATCTCTCTATCATGCCTTTgg GTTCTATTCAGTGTATATTTGAAAAGAGCAACAATCACTATTCTTGGAAAAAAGTGACCACAACAGTTCACAACATTATTGTTGGGAAATTGTGGATCGATCAG TCGGGAGAGATAGATGTGGTGAACCACAAGACAGGAGATCGCTGCCACCTCAAGTTCGCTCCCTACAGTTATTTCTCCAGAGATGTACCGAGAAAG GTAACAGGAGTAGTAACAGATAAGGATGGAAAAGCGCATTATGTCCTGTCAGGAACGTGGGATGAGAAAATGGAGTTTTCCAAAATTATGCAGAGCAGTAAAGGTGAAAATGGCACTGAAGGCAAACAGAGGACTGTCTATCAGACACTCAAAGCCAAAGAAATCTGGAGAAAGAACCCGTTACC GGAGGGAGCAGAGAACATGTACTACTTCTCCTCTTTGGCTCTGACTCTCAATGAACCCGAAGAGGGAGTTGCGCCAACAGACAGTCGGCGGCGACCTGACCAGCGGTTAATGGAGGaaggccactgggacgaggccaACGCAGAGAAACAGCGTCTAGAAGAAAAACAACGCAGCACCCgtcgagaaagagagagagaagctgtgaaagCAGCCAGCTCACCTGAGGAAG ctgatgcaaaagagcctgCTCCTGCTTCAAGTGAGATTTCTGATGAAA GTGGCCATCCAGACACCTACCAAGCACTGTGGTTTGAGAAGATGGATGATCCTGTGTCCGGAGAAACGTTGCACATCTACAAGGGGGGTTACTGGGAAGCTAAGGAGCAAGGGAACTGGGATATGTGCCCTGACGTCTTCTGA
- the LOC101477730 gene encoding oxysterol-binding protein 1 isoform X5 translates to MSEPKSPTPTPGDTYKGWLFKWTNYIKGYQRRWFVLSNGLLSYYRTQAEMGHTCRGTINLATANIAVEDSCNFVISNGGAQTYHLKASSEVERQRWITALELAKAKAVQMQAESDDSGDDFPAVSPNSGQGGDCRNTEIQSTLRTLNSKVEDLATCNDLIVKHGSALQRSLSELEGLRVAVDMGEKVKQVTERATLFRITSNAMINACRDFLSMAQSHSKRWQKALQTEREQRIRLEETLEQLAKQHNHLERAFRGATVLPPSFSNPALGNKGGVSGKADASDEDDDNEFFDAMEEPAEFITVPADPKYHRRSGSNISGISSETGTDDQSVNFDELSLASNPESPQPLELEPVRQRRTRIPDKPNYYLNLWSIMKNCIGKELSKIPMPVNFNEPLSMLQRLSEDLEYYELLDKAAKSHSSLEQMCYVAAFTVSSYSTTVHRTGKPFNPLLGETFELDRHRECGYRSLCEQVSHHPPAAAHHAFSEKGWTLRQEITLASKFRGKYLSIMPLGSIQCIFEKSNNHYSWKKVTTTVHNIIVGKLWIDQSGEIDVVNHKTGDRCHLKFAPYSYFSRDVPRKVTGVVTDKDGKAHYVLSGTWDEKMEFSKIMQSSKGENGTEGKQRTVYQTLKAKEIWRKNPLPEGAENMYYFSSLALTLNEPEEGVAPTDSRRRPDQRLMEEGHWDEANAEKQRLEEKQRSTRREREREAVKAASSPEEGGHPDTYQALWFEKMDDPVSGETLHIYKGGYWEAKEQGNWDMCPDVF, encoded by the exons atgtcagagccAAAGTCCCCTACTCCGACCCCTGGAGACACATACAAGGGTTGGCTCTTCAAATGGACAAACTACATAAAAGGTTACCAAAGACGCTGGTTTGTTCTCAGCAATGGCTTGCTCTCTTACTACAG GACTCAGGCTGAGATGGGTCACACATGCAGAGGCACCATTAACTTGGCCACAGCCAACATTGCTGTGGAAGATTCGTGCAATTTTGTGATTTCTAATGGAGGGGCACAGACCTATCACCTGAAGGCCAGCTCCGAAGTAGAGCGCCAGCGATGGATCACTGCTTTGGAACTTGCAAAggcgaaggctgtccaaatgcAGGCGGAATCTG ATGACTCAGGTGATGATTTCCCTGCAGTCTCGCCAAACTCAGGACAGGGTGGAGACTGCCGTAACACAGAAATCCAGTCTACATTACGCACACTTAACAGCAAAGTGGAGGATCTTGCCACCTGCAATGATCTCATTGTCAAGCATGGGTCTGCTCTCCAAAG GTCTTTATCAGAACTTGAAGGACTTCGTGTCGCAGTGGACATGGGAGAAAAGGTCAAACAAGTCACAGAGAGAGCCACGCTGTTCCGAATCACATCCAATGCCATGATCAAC GCATGTAGAGACTTCCTTTCCATGGCTCAGAGCCACAGTAAGCGCTGGCAGAAGGCCTTACAGACTGAAAGAGAACAGAGGATACGTCTGGAGGAGACTCTGGAGCAGCTAGCCAAACAGCACAACCACCTAGAAAGAGCTTTCAGAGGAGCAACAGTTCTCCCCCCTTCATTCAGTAATCCTGCCTTAGGAAACAAAG GGGGTGTTTCAGGGAAAGCCGATGCCAGTGACGAGGATGATGACAATGAGTTCTTTGATGCTATGGAGGAGCCAGCAGAGTTTATTACTGTCCCCGCTGACCCCAAATATCACAg GAGATCTGGCAGCAACATCAGTGGGATCAGCAGTGAGACTGGGACGGATGATCAGTCGGTAAAT TTTGATGAACTTTCTTTGGCATCAAACCCAGAGTCTCCACAGCCGCTGGAGCTGGAGCCAGTTAGGCAAAGGCGAACTCGTATCCCGGACAAACCAAACTATTACCTCAATCTGTGGAGCATCATGAAGAATTGTATTGGAAAGGAGCTCTCAAAAATACCGATGCCT GTGAATTTTAATGAGCCCCTGTCAATGTTGCAACGTCTGTCTGAAGACCTGGAGTACTACGAACTCCTTGATAAGGCTGCAAAGAGTCATAGCTCTCTAGAGCAGATGTGTTATGTGGCAGCCTTCACAGTGTCTTCCTACTCCACCACAGTCCACCGCACAGGAAAGCCCTTCAACCCTCTGCTCGGAGAAACCTTTGAGCTCGATCGGCACAGAGAGTGCGGTTATCGCTCTCTTTGTGAACag GTCAGTCACCACCCACCTGCCGCAGCCCACCACGCCTtctctgaaaagggctggaccCTCAGACAGGAGATAACACTAGCCAGCAAGTTTAGAGGGAAATATCTCTCTATCATGCCTTTgg GTTCTATTCAGTGTATATTTGAAAAGAGCAACAATCACTATTCTTGGAAAAAAGTGACCACAACAGTTCACAACATTATTGTTGGGAAATTGTGGATCGATCAG TCGGGAGAGATAGATGTGGTGAACCACAAGACAGGAGATCGCTGCCACCTCAAGTTCGCTCCCTACAGTTATTTCTCCAGAGATGTACCGAGAAAG GTAACAGGAGTAGTAACAGATAAGGATGGAAAAGCGCATTATGTCCTGTCAGGAACGTGGGATGAGAAAATGGAGTTTTCCAAAATTATGCAGAGCAGTAAAGGTGAAAATGGCACTGAAGGCAAACAGAGGACTGTCTATCAGACACTCAAAGCCAAAGAAATCTGGAGAAAGAACCCGTTACC GGAGGGAGCAGAGAACATGTACTACTTCTCCTCTTTGGCTCTGACTCTCAATGAACCCGAAGAGGGAGTTGCGCCAACAGACAGTCGGCGGCGACCTGACCAGCGGTTAATGGAGGaaggccactgggacgaggccaACGCAGAGAAACAGCGTCTAGAAGAAAAACAACGCAGCACCCgtcgagaaagagagagagaagctgtgaaagCAGCCAGCTCACCTGAGGAAG GTGGCCATCCAGACACCTACCAAGCACTGTGGTTTGAGAAGATGGATGATCCTGTGTCCGGAGAAACGTTGCACATCTACAAGGGGGGTTACTGGGAAGCTAAGGAGCAAGGGAACTGGGATATGTGCCCTGACGTCTTCTGA
- the LOC101477730 gene encoding oxysterol-binding protein 1 isoform X1 produces MSEPKSPTPTPGDTYKGWLFKWTNYIKGYQRRWFVLSNGLLSYYRTQAEMGHTCRGTINLATANIAVEDSCNFVISNGGAQTYHLKASSEVERQRWITALELAKAKAVQMQAESDDSGDDFPAVSPNSGQGGDCRNTEIQSTLRTLNSKVEDLATCNDLIVKHGSALQRSLSELEGLRVAVDMGEKVKQVTERATLFRITSNAMINACRDFLSMAQSHSKRWQKALQTEREQRIRLEETLEQLAKQHNHLERAFRGATVLPPSFSNPALGNKGGVSGKADASDEDDDNEFFDAMEEPAEFITVPADPKYHRRSGSNISGISSETGTDDQSVNFDELSLASNPESPQPLELEPVRQRRTRIPDKPNYYLNLWSIMKNCIGKELSKIPMPVNFNEPLSMLQRLSEDLEYYELLDKAAKSHSSLEQMCYVAAFTVSSYSTTVHRTGKPFNPLLGETFELDRHRECGYRSLCEQVSHHPPAAAHHAFSEKGWTLRQEITLASKFRGKYLSIMPLGSIQCIFEKSNNHYSWKKVTTTVHNIIVGKLWIDQSGEIDVVNHKTGDRCHLKFAPYSYFSRDVPRKVTGVVTDKDGKAHYVLSGTWDEKMEFSKIMQSSKGENGTEGKQRTVYQTLKAKEIWRKNPLPEGAENMYYFSSLALTLNEPEEGVAPTDSRRRPDQRLMEEGHWDEANAEKQRLEEKQRSTRREREREAVKAASSPEEAVTEASINDSPLKTDAKEPAPASSEISDETDTEDSPPHTPVASPYGPSLFPYIMEGREGPYGAPAKSGHPDTYQALWFEKMDDPVSGETLHIYKGGYWEAKEQGNWDMCPDVF; encoded by the exons atgtcagagccAAAGTCCCCTACTCCGACCCCTGGAGACACATACAAGGGTTGGCTCTTCAAATGGACAAACTACATAAAAGGTTACCAAAGACGCTGGTTTGTTCTCAGCAATGGCTTGCTCTCTTACTACAG GACTCAGGCTGAGATGGGTCACACATGCAGAGGCACCATTAACTTGGCCACAGCCAACATTGCTGTGGAAGATTCGTGCAATTTTGTGATTTCTAATGGAGGGGCACAGACCTATCACCTGAAGGCCAGCTCCGAAGTAGAGCGCCAGCGATGGATCACTGCTTTGGAACTTGCAAAggcgaaggctgtccaaatgcAGGCGGAATCTG ATGACTCAGGTGATGATTTCCCTGCAGTCTCGCCAAACTCAGGACAGGGTGGAGACTGCCGTAACACAGAAATCCAGTCTACATTACGCACACTTAACAGCAAAGTGGAGGATCTTGCCACCTGCAATGATCTCATTGTCAAGCATGGGTCTGCTCTCCAAAG GTCTTTATCAGAACTTGAAGGACTTCGTGTCGCAGTGGACATGGGAGAAAAGGTCAAACAAGTCACAGAGAGAGCCACGCTGTTCCGAATCACATCCAATGCCATGATCAAC GCATGTAGAGACTTCCTTTCCATGGCTCAGAGCCACAGTAAGCGCTGGCAGAAGGCCTTACAGACTGAAAGAGAACAGAGGATACGTCTGGAGGAGACTCTGGAGCAGCTAGCCAAACAGCACAACCACCTAGAAAGAGCTTTCAGAGGAGCAACAGTTCTCCCCCCTTCATTCAGTAATCCTGCCTTAGGAAACAAAG GGGGTGTTTCAGGGAAAGCCGATGCCAGTGACGAGGATGATGACAATGAGTTCTTTGATGCTATGGAGGAGCCAGCAGAGTTTATTACTGTCCCCGCTGACCCCAAATATCACAg GAGATCTGGCAGCAACATCAGTGGGATCAGCAGTGAGACTGGGACGGATGATCAGTCGGTAAAT TTTGATGAACTTTCTTTGGCATCAAACCCAGAGTCTCCACAGCCGCTGGAGCTGGAGCCAGTTAGGCAAAGGCGAACTCGTATCCCGGACAAACCAAACTATTACCTCAATCTGTGGAGCATCATGAAGAATTGTATTGGAAAGGAGCTCTCAAAAATACCGATGCCT GTGAATTTTAATGAGCCCCTGTCAATGTTGCAACGTCTGTCTGAAGACCTGGAGTACTACGAACTCCTTGATAAGGCTGCAAAGAGTCATAGCTCTCTAGAGCAGATGTGTTATGTGGCAGCCTTCACAGTGTCTTCCTACTCCACCACAGTCCACCGCACAGGAAAGCCCTTCAACCCTCTGCTCGGAGAAACCTTTGAGCTCGATCGGCACAGAGAGTGCGGTTATCGCTCTCTTTGTGAACag GTCAGTCACCACCCACCTGCCGCAGCCCACCACGCCTtctctgaaaagggctggaccCTCAGACAGGAGATAACACTAGCCAGCAAGTTTAGAGGGAAATATCTCTCTATCATGCCTTTgg GTTCTATTCAGTGTATATTTGAAAAGAGCAACAATCACTATTCTTGGAAAAAAGTGACCACAACAGTTCACAACATTATTGTTGGGAAATTGTGGATCGATCAG TCGGGAGAGATAGATGTGGTGAACCACAAGACAGGAGATCGCTGCCACCTCAAGTTCGCTCCCTACAGTTATTTCTCCAGAGATGTACCGAGAAAG GTAACAGGAGTAGTAACAGATAAGGATGGAAAAGCGCATTATGTCCTGTCAGGAACGTGGGATGAGAAAATGGAGTTTTCCAAAATTATGCAGAGCAGTAAAGGTGAAAATGGCACTGAAGGCAAACAGAGGACTGTCTATCAGACACTCAAAGCCAAAGAAATCTGGAGAAAGAACCCGTTACC GGAGGGAGCAGAGAACATGTACTACTTCTCCTCTTTGGCTCTGACTCTCAATGAACCCGAAGAGGGAGTTGCGCCAACAGACAGTCGGCGGCGACCTGACCAGCGGTTAATGGAGGaaggccactgggacgaggccaACGCAGAGAAACAGCGTCTAGAAGAAAAACAACGCAGCACCCgtcgagaaagagagagagaagctgtgaaagCAGCCAGCTCACCTGAGGAAG CTGTCACTGAGGCTTCGATCAATGACTCGCCTTTGAAAA ctgatgcaaaagagcctgCTCCTGCTTCAAGTGAGATTTCTGATGAAA CTGACACTGAGGATTCCCCCCCTCATACACCTGTTGCAT cCCCTTATGGACCGTCACTCTTCCCTTATATAA TGGAAGGCAGGGAAGGCCCTTATGGAGCTCCAGCCAAAA GTGGCCATCCAGACACCTACCAAGCACTGTGGTTTGAGAAGATGGATGATCCTGTGTCCGGAGAAACGTTGCACATCTACAAGGGGGGTTACTGGGAAGCTAAGGAGCAAGGGAACTGGGATATGTGCCCTGACGTCTTCTGA